Part of the Leptolyngbya sp. BL0902 genome, GGCCGCCGGGGTTTACGTAGATATCTTGTCCATAGAGAATATAGGGGCGTAGATCCACATGACAGCCCTCAAAGCCCCCGTCAATGAGGGTGGGGACGCGGGAGAGGCAGAGGGTGGGCTGGGCGATATAGCCCCTGGGGTTGGTGCGGATACGGTCGGCAAATTCGAGCCGCTGCTCCTCCGTGGCGTGGGGGCCGACCAGCATCCCGTAGCCGCCGGAGGCATTGGTGGCCTTCACCACCAGCTTGTCTAGGTTGCTGAGGACGTGGGCCTGCTGGGTGGGGTCTTCGCACAAAAAGGTGGGCACGTTGGGGATGAGCTGGTCTTCGTCGAGGTAGTAGCGGATCATCTGGGGCACGTAGGCATAGACCAGTTTGTCGTCGGCCACCCCGGTACCGAGGGCGTTGGCGATGGCCACCCGTCCGGCCCGGTAGACCTCCATCAAACCGGGCACCCCCAGCAGGGAATCGGGCCGGAAGGCTTGGGGATCAATAAAATCGTCATCAATGCGGCGATAGACCACATCCACCCGCTCTAGCCCCTTGGTGGTACGCATTTTGAGGTAGCCGTCAGACACGACGAGATCCCGACCTTCGACCAGTTCCGCCCCAATTTGCTGGGCCAGGAAAGAATGCTCGAAGTAGGCGGAGTTGTACATCCCCGGAGTCAGCACCGCTACGCGAGGGTTAATTAGCGTTTCTGGCGCTAGGTTGAGCAGGGTTTCTAGGAGCTGGCTGGCGTAGTCATCCACCGCCGCAATGTCCATGGCCGAGAACAGGTGGGGGAAGGTGGTCTTCATCACCCGCCGATTTTCTAGCACGTAGGACACGCCGGAGGGGCAGCGCATATTGTCTTCGAGGACGTACCAGGTACCATCCTGGTCGCGCACAAGATCGGTTCCGGTGATGTGGCACCAGATATCGTTGGGCGGCTGAAGGCCCATGCAGGGTTTCAAAAAACCGGGGGCGCTTTCCACCACATGGCGCGGAATCACCCCATCGTTGAGGATTTTTTGCTCGTTATAAACGTCGTGAATAAAGCAATTAAGGGCATAAATGCGCTGTTTGAGTCCCTTCTCTAGCCACTCCCACTCGTGGCCAGGAACAATGCGGGGAATCACATCGAAGGGGAAAATTCGTTCGGTGCCCTGGGTGTCGCTATAGACATTGAAGGTGACGCCCAGCTTAAACAGGGTTTTTTGTACGGCCTCCTGGCGCTGCTGCAACTCCACCAAGGACATGGCATTGACTCGCCGAATCAGCAGTTCTGCTTCTGGGCGAGGCTGGCCCTGGCCGATAAATAGTTCGTCATAGAAGTTGCCGGGGTCGTAGGCATCGAATAGCACAGGTGCAGCCTCCCAAGGGGTAGATGGTCGTCCACGATTGCGCAGGGGGTTATCCAGGTGGTTACGCAGTCGGTTTGGATTACACAGTTTGGATTACACAGTCGGTTTAATCATTACTGGGTGATGGCCCCCTCAAGTTGTAGCTTAGGCTACGCCTTTAGGACACCCCCCAACTGACCCAGGCTCGATAGAAAAAGTAGACTGCAAAAAAGGCCAGCAGCCCACGAAACATGAGGGTGACAACACGATCCGGCAGTTTGGGCAAATAGCGGGTGCTGCCCTGCACGCCCACTAGCCCCCCCAGACCCAACAGCGCCCCGGTGAGGGGCACCACATTGCCCTGGAGGCTGTGCCAACCGCAGGCGGAGAGCGCCGTCACCACAATGGCTCCAAGGCTGGTTTGGATGGCGACTTTGATATTTTCCCGCAGCAGTAAGATTTGCAGGGGCACCATGACCACCCCGCCCCCAACCCCAAACAACCCGGCTAGAAAGCCAGCAATTCCCCCAATCAGCATCCGGACAAGAACGGGGTTTCGGGGATGGGATGGGATCGAGGTAGCAGAGTCGTCAGGAGTTGTTGAGGCCCCACCCTCCTGCGATTTGGCCTGGGCCACGACCCGCTTTTTGATGCCAATGAGGTAGATATTCAGAAGCAGGAAAACGCCAAAAATACCCAGTAACCCATGCTCTGGAATGTAGCTGGCCAAGGCCGTCCCCAAAAAGGCTGTCCCCACAGAGGGCAACCCCAGCAGCAGCACGTTCTTGAGATTTAAAGAGCCCATGCGCCAGTTTTGTAGACTGCCGCCCAGAGAAATAATCAAAATTGCCAGGGTGCTGGTGCCCACGGCCTCCACCCCCGACAGCCCCAAGGCAACCATCACCGGAACCATGACGGTGCCGCCGCCAATGCCCAAGAACCCCGCCAGCACCCCCGCAAAGGTACCCACCGCCAACAAGAGTAAAACGTCACCGATCATGGATTTTCAATGCGAGACCTGAGGCCCAATCCTAAGTGGATCGGGCTAATCCAGCAACTCGCCCCGCAGCACAGTAACGGCTTGGCCGCTGAGACGGACGCGGTCGCTATCATCCTGCACCTTGACCACGCCGCCCCGATCCGAGGCTTGGTAGGCGAGGAAACGGGTTTGGCCAAGGCGGTCTCGCCAGTAGGGGCTGAGGCTACAGTGGGCCGATCCGGTGACGGGGTCTTCGGGGATACCGAGGTTGGGGGCAAAAAAGCGAGAAACGAAGTCGTAGGGCGGTTCCCCTAGGCTGGTGACAATCACCCCAGGGACGGGGAGGGCTTGGAGGGCAGCAACGTCGGGCTGTAGTTGGCGCACTACCTCAGCGGTGGCGACCTCCACCAGATAGCCCATTTCGGTGGCCATGACCCGCTGAGGCTCAGCCCCTAGAGCCGCTGCCAAGTCGGGGGGGGCAGAAATGGCTTCAAGGGAGGCGGTGGGAAAGTCAAGCTCAATCCAATCGCGGAATCGGCGGGCGGTGAGAAGGCCGCTGCGTGTGTGGAACAGGGCCGTCTGGGGCGGGGCCAGATAGCCTTCACTCCAAAGCACATGGCTGGTGGCGAGGGTGGCGTGGCCGCAGAGATCGACCTCTGTGGTGGGGGTAAACCAGCGCAGACGGTAGCCTTCGGCTTCGGGATAGACAAAGGCCGTTTCCGAAAGATTCATCTCCTGGGCCACCCGCTGCATCCAGGCGGCAGGTCGCTCCTCTGGCAGAATGCAAACCGCCGCTGGGTTGCCGCCAAAGGGACGATCCGTAAACGCATCAACCTGAAATAGGGGAATCGACATGGCCGGGGTGGGCTAGGGGGACTAGTTCTTGGGATCGCCGCTGTCTTTACCGTCTTTGCCGCCTACAAAGCGATGGGAGACGGTTTCGGGCTGAATGGCGGATAGAATGGTGTGGCCAGAGTCGGTAATAATCACGGCGCGAGTGCGGCGGCCATAGGTGGCGTCCACCAGTTGCCCCCGTTCGCGGGCGTCGCTAATGATGCGTTTGATGGGGGCCGATTCGGGGCTGACAATGGCAATCACCCGATTGGCCGACACAATATTGCCAAAGCCGATATTGATGAGCTTGATGTCCATAATGTTAGGTGGGGGCAGTGAACCAGGGACAGACCACAAAACTCTAGAAATCAGGCGTTAATGCGAGGCTTTGCCCTACATGGCCGGATAAAGCTGGCTATTATGCCTAGAATTTAGCCTAGCGCCCATACTAACGAATTGCCAGAGCGTCGGGGAAAATATCCGGCTAATTTTCAGGATTTGGGAAGAAAACCCCATGCAACCCGTAGACTTCACAACCCTAATGGCCGTTTGCCACGATCTGCGGGCCAACTGGCTTCCGGCCCGCTGCGAACAGGTGGTGCAGTGCGACACCACAACCATTGCCATCGCCCTCCGCACGTTGGATCGACGGGGCTGGCTGACGGTGTCTTGGCACCCTCAGGCGGCGCGGCTACACCTAGGCGAGGCTCCCCCCAAGGGGCCGGATACCTTCACCTTTAGCCAGCAGCTCAAGCATCAGTTAAATCAGTTGGCCCTGGTGGCCATTGAACCCGTGGCCCCCTGGGAACGGGCTCTGGATTTGCAGTTTGGCCCCCGCCCTGGGGATGCACCCCAGTGGCATCTGTACGTGGAGGTGATGGGCAAATACAGCAACGTGATTTTGGCCAACGACCAGAATCAGATTGTCACTGCCGCTCACCAGGTCAGCGATCAACAGTCGCGGGTGCGCCCGATTCAAACCGGGGATCCCTACGTGCTGCCCCCAGCGATGATGAGCACCCTGCCGAGCCTCACGGAAGATCAGGCAAGCTGGCAGGATCGCGTCGCCCTCGTGCCCAGCACCCTCAAAAAAATGCTGATGCAGAGCTACGGCGGCCTCAGTTCGTCCCTGGTGGCCACCTTGGTGGCGGCGGCAGGACTGAGCCCGAATCAACCCGCCGAAGAACTGACGCAAGCGGATTGGGATCGATTATTTACGGTGTGGCAACGGTGGCTGATGGCCCTAGAGAAGGGGCAATTTTTCCCCGGTCGCACCGCCACAGGGTACACGGTGCTAGATTGGGATGCCCTCGCCCCCGTCGATGATCTCCAGGGTCTGCTGAACGACTACTACCGGAACGAACTGAATCGGCAGGGGTTCGACCGACTGAAAAACCAGCTCCAGCAAAAGCTCAAGGGCCATCTCGAAAAGCTGGGTCAAAAGGCCGACACCTTCCGCCAGCGGCTCGATCAATCCGCCCAGGCCGAAGCACTGCGACAGCAAGCCGATTTGCTGATGACCTATAACCACCAGTGGGAACCGGGCCTCACCGCCATGACCCTCACCGACTTTGAGACCGGAGCGCCCGTCACCATCCCCATCGACCCCGACAAAACCGCTATTCAGCAGGCCCAGCGCCTCTATAAACAGCACCAAAAACTGAAGCGGGCGCAGGACAAAGTGGTACCCCTGCTCAATGCCGTGGAGGCCGAATTAAATTATCTAGAACAGGTGGACGATGCCCTGGGCCAACTTACCAGCTACAGCGAACCCACCGACCTAGAATCCCTCATCGACATTCGCGACGAGCTGGTGCAGCAGAGCTATCTGGCATCCCCCGACTATCGCCCCCAGGATCGCCGCAACCCCACCGACGCCTTTCGTCAGTTGCACACCCCCGACGGCCTCATGGTGCTGGTGGGCCGTAACAATCGCCAAAACGACCTGCTAATTTCCACCGTTGCCACCGACTACGACCTCTGGTTTCATACCCAGGAAATTCCCGGTAGCCACGTCCTCCTGCGCCTAGGGGCGGGCCAGGTGCCCAGTGAAGCCGACCTACAATTTGTGGCCGATGTCGCCGCTTACTTCAGCCGTGCCCGCCAGTCCGACCAGGTGCCCGTTATCTACACCCAGCCGCGACACGTCTACAAACCCAAGGGAGCCCGCCCCGGCATGGTGATTTATAAGCACGAAACCGTGATTTGGGGCCAACCCCAGCGCCTCCGCCAATTGCCACCAGTTCCCGTTTCTGGCCAGCCCTAGGGCCGAATTACCCGCCTAAGTACATTTGCTCATTAGCTCAGGTTATCGAACCTGGACATATTGACTAGAGATTGTGTAAAGAGAAATCTGTAATTGTTGTTACAATGAAAGGCGGAGGAGATGAGAGCCCTCCCGCAGAGGCCACCCCTGGCCCATAGGCTTTGAGGCGGTTTCTTCCAAATTGAGAGAACAACATAGGTATTCAATATTACCTACATCGGCTTCGAGAGAGGCCGATTTTTTTGGATCTTTTTAAGGATTGCGATGCCTCCGAAGCCAACTGACCCAGTGCAGGTATGGCGGTGGCGGGAGGCAGACACCTGGGAGCAGTGGGCTCCCGTGCGTGAAGTTTGTTCAATACAGTGAGGTGGCACCCCAGAGAGGCTGCTATTCTAACCCTCAGCAAGCTGGGGCCAACAGTAGGAACAATGGGTAACAAAGATAAGCGCAAACACCATGGGAAAGCAAACGAAAATCGCCCAGATGCGGAGCTACTAGATCCATCGGCCTTGCCTGAGGCTGAAATTCTAGACTCATCAGCCCCAGCGCCGCAAAAGTCGCTAAAGAAAAAGCGGTTGAAGCAATCCTCAAAGTCTGGCCCTATTTCCGCCGATCAGACCACCTCTGAACATAACCATTTTCGCTATACCTCCGAATCAGAAGGTAGCTCTAAGTTATCCAAATCCTTCTATGAAAAAGAACTAGCCAAACTGCAAGTGGAACTGGTGAAAATGCAGTATTGGGTGAAACATACTGGAACCCGCATTGTTATTTTATTTGAGGGGCGCGATGCGGCAGGCAAGGGCGGCACGATTAAGCGCATCACCGACCCCCTCAATCCTAGAGGATGTCGAGTGGTGGCCTTGGGCACCCCCAGCGACCATGAGAAAACCCAGTGGTATTTTCAGCGCTACGTGGCTCATCTGCCCGCTGCGGGAGAAATTGTTTGTTTTGATCGTAGTTGGTACAACCGAGCCGGAGTCGAGCATGTCATGGGCTTTTGCACCGCTGCTGACTACCAGGAATTTATGCAAACCTGCCCTGAATTTGAGCGAATGCTGGTGCGGTCGGGCATCATTTTGTTGAAATATTGGTTCTCCGTTAGTGATGAAGAACAGGAACGGCGATTTCAATCACGCACTACAGACCCCGCTCGTCGCTGGAAACTAAGCCCGATGGATCTAGAATCCCGCGACCGTTGGGTGGAGTATTCTCAGGCAAAGGATGCTATGTTTTCCCATACTAATATCCCCGAAGCTCCATGGTTTACGGTAGAAGCCGACGATAAGAAACGCGCCCGCCTCAACTGCATTAGCCACATTCTCAGCAAGATTCCCTATGTGGATATGACTCCGCCACCCCTCAAACTTTCTCCTCGGAAGAAAGCACCCCAGAATTACAGTCGCCCTCCCCATAATGAACAGTTCTTTGTGCCTCAAGTTTATTAGCCCAATCTGGGTTCGGGACAAACCTAGGGCTTTAGTCTTTGACAGCCCGCTGTTAGCTTGCTTCCCGAAGAATGAGTTTTCAGGCTATTGGGTTGTGGGGCTTTACCCAAACTGATACTCAATTCAAATAGAAAACCTCGCTATATAAATTGAGGCTTTCCTCGTTGGGGAGGCTACGCCAACAAGGAAAGCCTGGGCGGAATCGTTTTCCCCATCGAAGGGCAGCGACCGGGATTGAGTACGAGGTCATTCCTAAGATAAGCCTGTACCTGATCTTGGGCTTGTGGTCGCCTGGGGATGCCCAGGGCCAGAGCACCGCCATGCTAAGGAGATTAGCCAGCGGGAAGCCCTAACTATCGGCTGGATTGGCAAGCCCTAGACGCCCAGTCGTCAGGAAGGTTGTGATGGGGTCGGCCTTCAAAATCGGTAGTTGGTTTCCCCCACCCACAGGCTGACGGGGACGGCATGGCCTTGGCCGTCAATTTTGACCTCTACCACAAAGGACTGGGGCTGCTGGTTTTGCAGTTGGCTGATCGCCTGGTTGATGGAATCCCGCTGATCCTCCGGCATATAGTAGGTTTCTAGACCGTAGAGGACGCGCCAGTTTTCGGCCCGTCCTCGCAGGGCGATTTGGGTATCGGGTAGGTGGGTGGGGCGGGTTTGGCTGACCCCCACGGGTACCCAGGCTGTGGGTGGGGTGGTGGCGGTGGCGGGTTCCTCCAGCACCACGTAGATAGGGCCAGTGAGGTCGCGATTTTCTAGAATCTCACCCCCCGGCAGGGTGGCGAGGGTGTCTGTATTGGAGACCTGGTAGCCCAGGACTTGGTAGTAGCCCCGCAGCATGTCATAGGGATCCACCGGGGCCGTTTGCAGTACGACGGTACGCCCCACGGTGTAGGTAAAGGCATCCTGGGCAGGAACAGCCACAATCAGCAGGGATTGCAGCAGGAGCGGCAGGCCCAGACGCCACCAGGCCATCGGTTGGGCGGCAGTTGGGGCTTGGGGCGAGGCCGCAGGGGGCGGCTGGGGCGGCATGGGCGGATCTACCGAAGGATTAGGCTGGGAATTGCGAGGGGGTTGGGCATTCATGATCAGACCTCCGAAGATTCAGGTAGGGCGGCTGGCGGCGGCTGGCGGCGTTCAAACCACAGACCCGCGACGATGATGCCCACGCCACAGGCCCCTAAAACGATGGATTTGAAGATTAGCCCCGTGTTGTATTCCAGGCTGCGGCTGACAATACCTAGCACCAACAGCACCATGCCGCCCCAAAAGGTAGATCGTTGGGTGAGGGTGAGACCATCGCGCACCAGCCCCAGGGCCAGGGTGAACAGCAGGATATTGAAGCCCAGGGCGGTTAGCACCCCCAGGCGACCTTGGCCCACCAGCAGCGTCACCGTTACCAACAGCAGCAGGGCCACAACGGCGGAGTTAATTGCCTGGGTGCGGCCCCGACGGGACAGGATTTCATAACGCAGTTGCGCCCAGCCCAGCCCTGTCACCACACCCAGCAGCGCGGCATCCAGCAGCGGCGGCCAAGCCCACAACGTCGCCAAGCGATCCGACGGCGGCGGCGGATATTGCCACCAGTAATGGAACGAGAGGAGGTAAAACAGCACACTCAAAAACCAGAGGGCCACCTGCCGCAGCACCGGATCAAACCAGTCGGGGTCGGTGGTGCGTTGCCAAATGCGGTCGCTGTAGCTCCACAGCAGGGCCGGGGGCAAAACGAGGGCCACCGCCATCAGCCAGCCCTGGTGCCAGATCCAGTACAGTTGGCTATTGGTCATCAAACTCAGGGCGACCATCAGGCCACTGAACCCCAGCAGCACGCGGGAACGGCACCAGTAGGCCAAGGGCACAAACACCGCCGCCACCACCAGCGGCATGTGCTGAATCAGTAGCGCCGTGGTAGACCACTCTTGCCAAATACTGGATCGGCCCCAGCTAAAGGCATAGCCCAACCCCACCAGGAGCAGTGCGAACATACTCAGAGAGGTAAGCCGCAAACTGTAGGCCATCGCCGCCACCCCCAGCCCCCACACCAGCAGCAGTTCAAACAAATCGCCGCTTTGGTGAAACATCTGAGACATGAGGCCAAGGTTGGCCCCCAGCAGCAGCGCCCCCAGCAGCAGCAGACCATGGCCCAAACGGTGCCAGCGGGATAATTCGGCGGGCTGTCGCCACCAGTAGAACCCCAAGCTGTTGACCCATAAAAAGGTGCTAAGCAGCAACGCCACCCGCACCGCACGGGGCCACACCTGCCAGTTGGCCGCCACAAAGGTAATCGCCCCCAGCCCTAGCAGCACCGCCCCCAGGCCCATCAAAATGGCGATGAAGCGGTTGCTAGCGGCCTG contains:
- a CDS encoding circularly permuted type 2 ATP-grasp protein — protein: MLFDAYDPGNFYDELFIGQGQPRPEAELLIRRVNAMSLVELQQRQEAVQKTLFKLGVTFNVYSDTQGTERIFPFDVIPRIVPGHEWEWLEKGLKQRIYALNCFIHDVYNEQKILNDGVIPRHVVESAPGFLKPCMGLQPPNDIWCHITGTDLVRDQDGTWYVLEDNMRCPSGVSYVLENRRVMKTTFPHLFSAMDIAAVDDYASQLLETLLNLAPETLINPRVAVLTPGMYNSAYFEHSFLAQQIGAELVEGRDLVVSDGYLKMRTTKGLERVDVVYRRIDDDFIDPQAFRPDSLLGVPGLMEVYRAGRVAIANALGTGVADDKLVYAYVPQMIRYYLDEDQLIPNVPTFLCEDPTQQAHVLSNLDKLVVKATNASGGYGMLVGPHATEEQRLEFADRIRTNPRGYIAQPTLCLSRVPTLIDGGFEGCHVDLRPYILYGQDIYVNPGGLTRVALKRGSLVVNSSQGGGSKDTWVVRSMKSQGQSQNQGQ
- a CDS encoding sulfite exporter TauE/SafE family protein, which codes for MIGDVLLLLAVGTFAGVLAGFLGIGGGTVMVPVMVALGLSGVEAVGTSTLAILIISLGGSLQNWRMGSLNLKNVLLLGLPSVGTAFLGTALASYIPEHGLLGIFGVFLLLNIYLIGIKKRVVAQAKSQEGGASTTPDDSATSIPSHPRNPVLVRMLIGGIAGFLAGLFGVGGGVVMVPLQILLLRENIKVAIQTSLGAIVVTALSACGWHSLQGNVVPLTGALLGLGGLVGVQGSTRYLPKLPDRVVTLMFRGLLAFFAVYFFYRAWVSWGVS
- a CDS encoding PhzF family phenazine biosynthesis protein, which translates into the protein MSIPLFQVDAFTDRPFGGNPAAVCILPEERPAAWMQRVAQEMNLSETAFVYPEAEGYRLRWFTPTTEVDLCGHATLATSHVLWSEGYLAPPQTALFHTRSGLLTARRFRDWIELDFPTASLEAISAPPDLAAALGAEPQRVMATEMGYLVEVATAEVVRQLQPDVAALQALPVPGVIVTSLGEPPYDFVSRFFAPNLGIPEDPVTGSAHCSLSPYWRDRLGQTRFLAYQASDRGGVVKVQDDSDRVRLSGQAVTVLRGELLD
- the remA gene encoding extracellular matrix/biofilm regulator RemA — its product is MDIKLINIGFGNIVSANRVIAIVSPESAPIKRIISDARERGQLVDATYGRRTRAVIITDSGHTILSAIQPETVSHRFVGGKDGKDSGDPKN
- a CDS encoding NFACT family protein — encoded protein: MQPVDFTTLMAVCHDLRANWLPARCEQVVQCDTTTIAIALRTLDRRGWLTVSWHPQAARLHLGEAPPKGPDTFTFSQQLKHQLNQLALVAIEPVAPWERALDLQFGPRPGDAPQWHLYVEVMGKYSNVILANDQNQIVTAAHQVSDQQSRVRPIQTGDPYVLPPAMMSTLPSLTEDQASWQDRVALVPSTLKKMLMQSYGGLSSSLVATLVAAAGLSPNQPAEELTQADWDRLFTVWQRWLMALEKGQFFPGRTATGYTVLDWDALAPVDDLQGLLNDYYRNELNRQGFDRLKNQLQQKLKGHLEKLGQKADTFRQRLDQSAQAEALRQQADLLMTYNHQWEPGLTAMTLTDFETGAPVTIPIDPDKTAIQQAQRLYKQHQKLKRAQDKVVPLLNAVEAELNYLEQVDDALGQLTSYSEPTDLESLIDIRDELVQQSYLASPDYRPQDRRNPTDAFRQLHTPDGLMVLVGRNNRQNDLLISTVATDYDLWFHTQEIPGSHVLLRLGAGQVPSEADLQFVADVAAYFSRARQSDQVPVIYTQPRHVYKPKGARPGMVIYKHETVIWGQPQRLRQLPPVPVSGQP
- the ppk2 gene encoding polyphosphate kinase 2 is translated as MKQSSKSGPISADQTTSEHNHFRYTSESEGSSKLSKSFYEKELAKLQVELVKMQYWVKHTGTRIVILFEGRDAAGKGGTIKRITDPLNPRGCRVVALGTPSDHEKTQWYFQRYVAHLPAAGEIVCFDRSWYNRAGVEHVMGFCTAADYQEFMQTCPEFERMLVRSGIILLKYWFSVSDEEQERRFQSRTTDPARRWKLSPMDLESRDRWVEYSQAKDAMFSHTNIPEAPWFTVEADDKKRARLNCISHILSKIPYVDMTPPPLKLSPRKKAPQNYSRPPHNEQFFVPQVY
- a CDS encoding GDYXXLXY domain-containing protein, whose protein sequence is MNAQPPRNSQPNPSVDPPMPPQPPPAASPQAPTAAQPMAWWRLGLPLLLQSLLIVAVPAQDAFTYTVGRTVVLQTAPVDPYDMLRGYYQVLGYQVSNTDTLATLPGGEILENRDLTGPIYVVLEEPATATTPPTAWVPVGVSQTRPTHLPDTQIALRGRAENWRVLYGLETYYMPEDQRDSINQAISQLQNQQPQSFVVEVKIDGQGHAVPVSLWVGETNYRF
- a CDS encoding DUF2157 domain-containing protein, translating into MMPERFRRQLRQEAETWQAEGLIDAELYETLAHRYQFTGLEQAASNRFIAILMGLGAVLLGLGAITFVAANWQVWPRAVRVALLLSTFLWVNSLGFYWWRQPAELSRWHRLGHGLLLLGALLLGANLGLMSQMFHQSGDLFELLLVWGLGVAAMAYSLRLTSLSMFALLLVGLGYAFSWGRSSIWQEWSTTALLIQHMPLVVAAVFVPLAYWCRSRVLLGFSGLMVALSLMTNSQLYWIWHQGWLMAVALVLPPALLWSYSDRIWQRTTDPDWFDPVLRQVALWFLSVLFYLLSFHYWWQYPPPPSDRLATLWAWPPLLDAALLGVVTGLGWAQLRYEILSRRGRTQAINSAVVALLLLVTVTLLVGQGRLGVLTALGFNILLFTLALGLVRDGLTLTQRSTFWGGMVLLVLGIVSRSLEYNTGLIFKSIVLGACGVGIIVAGLWFERRQPPPAALPESSEV